A region of Clostridium acetobutylicum ATCC 824 DNA encodes the following proteins:
- a CDS encoding DUF2004 domain-containing protein gives MRINDSIFGELEYDYIWTKDVIIDFLGKETEISLMVNGDEDGVFEEEQYIAYTLLMKKWSNLQEEILEAILNYYKSKRHELGYDIENYEKYPLIENIENLLKNITLVGIVIPYSGAYDGRECGVTFDCTWDNENGIGVCLVDEKVIEVGYQDVVM, from the coding sequence GTGAGAATAAATGATTCGATTTTTGGGGAATTAGAATATGATTATATTTGGACTAAGGATGTAATTATTGATTTTTTAGGTAAAGAAACAGAAATATCTCTTATGGTTAACGGGGATGAGGATGGTGTATTTGAAGAAGAGCAGTATATTGCATATACTTTATTAATGAAAAAGTGGAGCAATTTACAAGAGGAAATTTTAGAAGCAATTTTAAATTATTATAAGTCAAAAAGACATGAGTTAGGTTATGATATTGAAAATTATGAAAAATATCCTTTGATTGAAAATATAGAAAACTTACTTAAAAATATAACCTTAGTTGGAATTGTTATTCCATATTCAGGAGCTTATGATGGGAGAGAGTGTGGGGTAACTTTTGATTGTACATGGGATAATGAAAATGGTATAGGAGTTTGTCTTGTTGATGAAAAAGTAATAGAAGTAGGTTATCAGGATGTTGTAATGTAA
- a CDS encoding T6SS immunity protein Tdi1 domain-containing protein — protein MYVWEKYGFGSILNGNLKIINPEEYQEVVDMSYFRANVAIPIMVTGFGDIITWEKNEYVSIIKYKNGTFDIILKGFKHFFNCLKDEYVTEKYLELDKYNKAVSKLGELKYNECFGYVPLLGLGGSEKVENLKKVKIKEHIELITQMVGKIE, from the coding sequence ATATATGTCTGGGAGAAATATGGATTTGGTTCTATATTAAATGGCAATTTAAAGATAATTAATCCAGAGGAGTATCAAGAGGTTGTAGATATGTCATATTTTAGAGCAAATGTGGCTATTCCGATAATGGTAACTGGTTTTGGAGATATAATTACATGGGAAAAGAATGAATATGTAAGTATCATAAAATATAAGAATGGGACATTTGATATTATATTAAAAGGATTTAAACATTTTTTTAATTGTTTAAAAGATGAATATGTTACAGAAAAATATTTAGAATTAGATAAGTATAATAAAGCGGTTTCTAAATTGGGAGAATTAAAATATAATGAGTGCTTTGGATATGTGCCTTTATTAGGTTTAGGTGGCAGTGAAAAAGTTGAAAATTTAAAAAAAGTAAAAATAAAAGAGCATATAGAATTAATTACACAAA